In Leptospira brenneri, a single genomic region encodes these proteins:
- a CDS encoding SMP-30/gluconolactonase/LRE family protein, translating to MKQKYILIYLFVFSAFFACKSFDPVAYEPPTKPESVGVYTPNTELQKSILLAIGKVKGLESLEVDTDGNIYGGDKDGRIIRITLKGEIKPIAKTGGRPLGIQFDKLGNLIIADAYRGLLSLDKEGKITVLVSEYKGKPFKFTDDVDIASDGKIYFSDASVYEQKEYLYDLLEARPYGRVFVYDPKTKETELLADGLYFANGIALSKNEDYLLVNETYRYRITKLWLKGPKKGSKETVIENLPGFPDNITRNESGDFWVALFTVRNDRMDNMHPSPVVKRMISFLPKFLWPKPEPYGYALKMDGNGKVLMTLQDPGGEHLKEVTSVLEKKRQLYIGSLYNDRVGIYVLP from the coding sequence ATGAAACAGAAATATATTCTAATCTATCTATTTGTTTTCTCTGCCTTCTTTGCATGTAAGTCATTTGACCCAGTGGCTTACGAACCTCCCACCAAACCAGAATCCGTTGGTGTTTATACACCTAACACAGAATTGCAAAAGTCAATTCTACTCGCAATTGGTAAGGTAAAAGGTTTGGAATCTTTAGAAGTAGATACTGATGGCAATATTTATGGAGGAGATAAAGACGGTCGTATCATTCGCATTACCCTGAAAGGGGAAATTAAACCAATTGCTAAAACTGGTGGGCGTCCACTTGGAATTCAGTTTGATAAATTAGGGAATTTAATTATCGCAGATGCCTACCGTGGCCTTCTTTCTTTGGATAAAGAAGGTAAGATTACGGTTCTTGTTTCCGAATACAAAGGCAAACCATTTAAATTTACGGATGATGTTGATATTGCTTCGGATGGAAAAATTTACTTTTCTGATGCTTCTGTATATGAACAAAAAGAATACTTATATGATCTTTTGGAAGCAAGACCATATGGGCGTGTTTTTGTTTACGATCCAAAAACGAAAGAAACCGAATTACTTGCGGACGGCTTATATTTCGCAAATGGGATTGCTTTATCTAAGAATGAAGACTATTTGCTAGTGAACGAAACTTATCGTTATAGAATCACTAAACTTTGGTTAAAGGGTCCGAAAAAAGGCTCCAAAGAAACAGTGATTGAAAATTTACCTGGTTTCCCAGATAATATCACTCGGAATGAATCTGGGGATTTTTGGGTGGCTCTTTTCACAGTAAGAAATGACCGAATGGACAATATGCATCCTTCTCCTGTTGTCAAAAGGATGATTTCTTTTCTTCCTAAATTCCTTTGGCCAAAACCAGAACCATATGGATATGCGCTTAAGATGGATGGAAATGGAAAGGTGCTTATGACTTTACAGGATCCAGGTGGAGAACATTTAAAAGAAGTAACGAGTGTATTAGAGAAAAAAAGACAATTATATATTGGAAGTTTGTACAACGACCGAGTGGGAATTTACGTTTTACCTTAG
- a CDS encoding acetyltransferase, whose translation MGLIIAYILFLLNLLSIIPTMYPLYIWKLVTTGSLRRLGDRLLLKVGEIWIENNYRISRFLYGVQFEVIGDGYKDLKKDGRYMIICNHQSWSDIYIIQSVLNRRIPLIRFFIKDSLRYVPILGHAWLALDFPFVKRSTKEQLKKNPELATKDLENVKKVCEKFNGMPFSILNFLEGHRRTPERVKKLLKKNPYQHLLRPHSGGISVVSTALKNSLDAFIDLTIVYPTENPSFLELMQGKIRKLKVFVDVIPASEVPIEENEQFAPMSKKMKRWVDERWALKDTLIEKEKQSK comes from the coding sequence ATCATTGCATACATTTTATTTCTTTTGAATTTATTGTCGATCATACCAACTATGTACCCGCTATATATTTGGAAGTTGGTAACGACTGGTTCGCTCAGAAGGCTAGGCGACAGATTGTTGTTAAAAGTTGGAGAGATTTGGATCGAAAACAACTATAGAATTTCGAGATTTTTATACGGCGTACAATTCGAAGTGATTGGTGATGGTTATAAGGATTTAAAAAAAGATGGGCGTTATATGATCATTTGTAACCACCAATCTTGGTCTGATATCTACATCATCCAATCTGTTCTAAATCGTAGAATTCCTCTCATTCGTTTTTTTATTAAAGATTCTTTGAGATATGTTCCGATTCTTGGGCATGCCTGGCTTGCTCTTGATTTCCCTTTTGTAAAAAGAAGTACCAAGGAGCAGTTAAAAAAAAATCCAGAACTTGCTACTAAAGACTTAGAAAACGTTAAAAAAGTTTGTGAGAAGTTTAATGGGATGCCTTTTTCAATTTTAAACTTTCTCGAAGGTCATCGTCGGACCCCAGAACGCGTCAAAAAACTACTGAAAAAAAATCCCTACCAACATTTACTTCGCCCGCACAGTGGTGGAATCTCGGTTGTATCTACGGCACTAAAGAATTCGCTTGATGCTTTTATTGATTTAACGATAGTTTATCCTACAGAAAATCCTAGTTTTCTGGAATTGATGCAAGGTAAAATTCGTAAACTAAAAGTGTTTGTGGATGTGATCCCTGCCTCAGAAGTTCCAATAGAAGAAAACGAACAGTTCGCACCTATGTCTAAAAAAATGAAACGATGGGTGGACGAAAGATGGGCTTTGAAAGATACTTTGATCGAAAAGGAAAAACAATCAAAATGA